A stretch of Plectropomus leopardus isolate mb chromosome 24, YSFRI_Pleo_2.0, whole genome shotgun sequence DNA encodes these proteins:
- the LOC121962905 gene encoding collagen alpha-1(VIII) chain-like, whose amino-acid sequence MASVPLHSFCRLIAVFQLCLLHPAHGGAYYGHKQPPQQHQPLPQYNDGFPQQQFLGNEMPHLPYGKEGPLLPQYGKEFPQLPLQMGKERLPTEGKGKGQTFPRGAKGPPPSGPGGEGLREGPQGIQGPPGPTGPPGPQGPAGLPGQGMPGLPGKPGPPGPQGYPGIGKPGMPGLPGKPGGPGLPGLKGDLGPSGGEGPTGLPGPAGLPGPPGLPGISKPGGQGFPGQLGAPGEPGQKGQPGLPGPQGPKGDKGLGQPGLQGLKGPSGPPGPPGNVGNPGIGKPGLNGLPGQPGVPGKPGPPGGPGMAGPAGERGQPGPPGMPGIGKPGKDGSRGQPGLPGGKGESGPPGLPGGPGLPGYGKPGFPGPKGHKGHAGLPGPPGLKGDKGHGGLPGVIGPTGPSGIPGPPGPIGPPGSLGFPGQKGEDGVVGQKGYPGSKGDLGPPGLPGQPGLSGGAGQPGQRGFQGPTGPKGEPGSRGLPGAPGAAGLTGPRGEVGQPGEQGFQGPQGIPGIIGPGGPLGPPGLPGPKGETGLPGKPGYPGEGKPGSPGHIGPQGSTGPSGPAGLPGQPGPPGPPGPPGLPAASPDLGQILPVTGPYPGQQGYKKPKNGGDISGSAVEMPAFTAKLTNPFPPVGSPVIFDKLLHNGNQDYNPQTGIFTCSVPGVYYFAYHVHCKGGNVWVALMKNNEPVMYTYDEYKKGLLDQASGSAVLPLRQGDSVHIQLPSDQAAGLYAGQYVHSTFSGYLLYPM is encoded by the exons ATGGCGTCCGTCCCCCTGCACTCTTTCTGTCGACTCATCGCAGTCTTCCAGCTGTGTTTATTACACCCAGCCCACGGCGGGGCGTATTATGGACACAAACAGCCGCCTCAGCAGCACCAGCCCTTGCCACAGTACAACGATGgctttcctcagcagcagtttttggggAACGAGATGCCACACCTGCCTTACGGCAAAGAGGGGCCGTTACTGCCTCAGTACGGAAAAGAGTTTCCTCAGCTGCCTCTGCAAATGGGCAAAGAGAGGCTACCGACTGAAGGAAAAGGCAAAG GACAAACATTCCCCAGAGGGGCTAAAGGTCCACCTCCCTCTGGTCCTGGTGGAGAAGGTCTAAGAGAAGGACCACAAGGAATTCAGGGTCCACCAGGACCAACAGGGCCACCGGGACCACAAGGCCCTGCTGGGCTACCAGGCCAGGGAATGCCAGGGTTACCAGGAAAGCCAGGGCCTCCTGGGCCTCAAGGCTACCCAGGAATTGGAAAACCTGGCATGCCAGGATTGCCAGGAAAACCTGGAGGACCTGGATTACCAGGACTAAAAGGTGACCTTGGTCCAAGTGGTGGTGAAGGACCAACTGGACTTCCTGGGCCTGCAGGGCTTCCAGGTCCCCCTGGACTCCCAGGGATTTCAAAACCAGGAGGTCAGGGGTTTCCAGGCCAGCTGGGTGCACCAGGAGAGCCTGGCCAAAAAGGTCAACCAGGACTTCCTGGTCCTCAAGGCCCCAAGGGAGACAAAGGACTTGGTCAACCTGGTTTGCAAGGTTTGAAAGGACCTAGTGGACCACCAGGTCCACCTGGAAATGTGGGCAACCCTGGGATTGGCAAACCTGGCTTGAATGGTCTCCCTGGACAACCCGGGGTGCCAGGAAAACCCGGTCCTCCTGGAGGGCCAGGAATGGCAGGGCCAGCTGGTGAAAGAGGGCAACCAGGGCCTCCAGGCATGCCAGGAATTGGAAAACCGGGAAAAGATGGTTCCAGGGGTCAACCAGGGCTTCCTGGAGGGAAAGGGGAATCAGGCCCTCCTGGTTTACCAGGGGGCCCAGGATTGCCAGGTTATGGTAAACCAGGATTTCCAGGACCTAAGGGTCACAAGGGACATGCTGGTCTTCCTGGACCTCCAGGTCTAAAAGGTGATAAAGGTCATGGAGGTCTTCCAGGAGTTATTGGTCCAACTGGTCCTAGTGGTATTCCAGGCCCCCCAGGACCAATAGGGCCTCCAGGTAGTCTCGGCTTTCCAGGGCAAAAAGGAGAGGATGGTGTTGTGGGTCAAAAAGGATATCCAGGATCGAAGGGCGATTTAGGGCCTCCGGGTCTTCCGGGACAGCCAGGTTTGTCAGGTGGGGCTGGACAACCAGGACAAAGAGGTTTTCAAGGTCCCACTGGCCCTAAAGGAGAACCTGGAAGTCGGGGTTTACCTGGTGCCCCAGGTGCTGCAGGGTTAACTGGACCAAGAGGAGAGGTGGGACAGCCTGGGGAGCAAGGCTTTCAGGGGCCACAAGGCATCCCAGGTATTATAGGACCAGGGGGGCCACTTGGACCTCCTGGGCTGCCAGGGCCAAAAGGCGAAACAGGCCTGCCGGGTAAACCTGGATATCCTGGTGAAGGAAAGCCAGGATCCCCCGGTCATATTGGTCCTCAAGGTAGCACTGGACCAAGTGGCCCCGCTGGACTTCCAGGGCAACCAGGACCACCCGGACCCCCCGGCCCTCCAGGATTACCTGCTGCGTCTCCTGACCTTGGACAGATCCTCCCGGTGACCGGCCCCTACCCCGGCCAACAAGGCTACAAGAAGCCGAAGAACGGTGGCGACATCAGTGGCAGTGCGGTGGAGATGCCCGCATTCACGGCGAAGCTCACGAATCCGTTCCCTCCTGTCGGCTCTCCAGTCATCTTCGACAAACTCCTGCACAACGGCAACCAGGACTACAACCCCCAGACTGGAATTTTCACCTGCTCCGTACCAGGGGTGTACTACTTTGCATACCACGTCCACTGCAAAGGGGGCAACGTGTGGGTGGCACTGATGAAGAACAATGAGCCAGTCATGTACACGTACGACGAATACAAAAAGGGCTTGCTGGATCAGGCATCGGGGAGCGCCGTGCTCCCGTTACGTCAAGGAGACAGCGTGCACATACAGCTGCCATCTGACCAGGCTGCGGGACTTTATGCCGGTCAATACGTCCATTCCACATTTTCTGGATACTTATTGTACCCAATGTAA
- the LOC121962775 gene encoding protein jagunal homolog 1-B: MASRAGPRAAGTDGSDFQHRERVASHYQMSVALKSEIRKLNIVHVLIWVLMAAQVTASQLSLVSHKVVATPYQWEYPYLLSAIPTVFSFLALPRNNISYLVISMISAGLFCVAPLIYGSMEMFPVAQQLYRHGKAYRFIFGFSAVSVMYLVIVIAVQVHGWQIYYSKKLLDQWFTSTQDKKKK; the protein is encoded by the exons ATGGCTTCTCGAGCAGGTCCGAGAGCAGCAGGTACAGACGGCAGTGACTTTCAGCACCGCGAGCGAGTGGCATCACACTACCAGATGAG CGTCGCCCTGAAGTCCGAAATACGGAAACTCAACATCGTCCACGTGCTGATCTGGGTGCTGATGGCAGCTCAG GTGACAGCGAGCCAGCTGAGCCTGGTGTCCCACAAGGTCGTTGCCACTCCGTACCAGTGGGAGTACCCATATCTGCTGAGCGCGATCCCCACAGTCTTCAGCTTCTTGGCGTTGCCGCGCAACAACATCAGCTACTTGGTCATCTCCATGATCAGCGCCGGGCTCTTCTGCGTGGCCCCGCTAATCTACGGCAGCATGGAAATGTTCCCGGTGGCACAGCAGCTCTATCGCCACGGCAAAGCCTACCGCTTCATCTTTGGCTTCTCCGCCGTGTCAGTCATGTACTTGGTGATCGTCATTGCCGTGCAGGTCCACGGCTGGCAGATCTACTACAGCAAAAAGCTGCTTGACCAGTGGTTCACCAGC